Below is a window of Nitrospirota bacterium DNA.
TGGTTCATAAAAGCCAGCATGATCTATTTTGTCATAGGTGCCACAATAGGGCTATTCATTGCGATGTTGCCTGAATGGACAGGAATCTACAGGAGTATCCATGTTCATCTTAACCTTATAGGGTGGATGAGCATGATGATCTTCGGAGTAGGCTACCACATACTCCCAAGATTCAGTGGAAAACCACTTTTCAGTCCATCCCTGGCAAGAGTTCAGTTCTGGCTTTCAAATATAGGTCTTGTGGGGATGTCATTTTCATGGGCATTTCTATACCACACACAATCAGCAGTCTATCAGTTTTCGCTCGTATTTTTTGCGCTGTTGGAAGTTATCGCTGTATATCTATTTGTGTATAATATATTCAAAACAATCCAGGCAGCTCCAGCTGCATAAGGAGGTAAAGGTGATGGGAGATACAAAGACAGTAATCACAAAAGATATGGTGATAGGTGACATCCTGAAGGAAAAGCCTTCTGCCGTAAGGGTAATTGAGAAGTATTTTGGACAGGGATGCTTCACATGTCCGGGAATGAAAATGGAAGACCTCAAATTCGGTGCAATGATGCACGGTATAGATCCAGAGGTAATAGTAAAGGAAATAAACGAGCTGGATTAATTGGCAATTGATGGAGAAGATCGTTGATGGAAGAAAAACATGAATGCCTCAACTGTAAGAATACCAGTGAGAATATAGTTCTTTTGGTCTGCGAATACCAGGGAATGACAAAATGGGTATGTGTTCGCTGTCTGCCTATACTCATACATGGGGCACACTAAAAATGCATAGCGAGCGGTTAGCGAGCGAATATGAAACAAAGATAACTCCTTACATTTCGAAGCTGAAAGCTTCAAAATGTATAGCGAGCGCATTCCCCGCATCAGGGACACCATAAATCCTTTTCATCTCTGCAGAATAACCGCCATTCTTATTATATACATATAGTGGTGGCATTACCTTTAGCTCCTGTTTTCCTTCCTTTACTCCTTCAACAAGCACCATCTTAGCCACACCACCTTCTTTTGAATGGACAAATCTCATCCTTTTAGGTTCAATCTCATAGTGTTTCATCTTCACCATTAGTTCAATCAGTCTTGCAGGATGGTATATTAGAGCGAGCCTTCCTTTTGCCCTTAGGAGATACCTCGAGATATCAAGTATATCGTCTATCTTCATCAGAAGTTCATGCCTTGCAATTGCCCTTTCGTCCTCAGGTGATATAAGCCCTGTCTTTGGTCTCCTGTATGGTGGATTACATAATACAAGTTCAAATGACTTCTCTGGCAGGATGCTATGAAGATCTTTTATGTCTGCATGGATTATCTCTATCTGTTTAGAAAGATTATTAAATTCGATATTTTTCTCTCCGAGCTCTACGAGGGTCTTCTGTATTTCCACCGCATATATCTTTGCATGAGGATATCTCCTTGCAAGTATCATCGAGATTATACAAACACCTGCACCAAGCTCAACAGCAGTAATGAGTCTCTTAAGATTGATAAAATATGGAAGGATTAGCGAATCGACAGAAAAGCGGTATCCGTGTTTTCGCTGAAAGATCTTCAGGTCAAGTATGCTATCAAGGGTTTCTTCATCACAGTGCATTAACGGCTCCCCAAAAAATCTTTTGATTTTTGGGGTACCTCTATAAAATGGGTTCTTCTAAGGTCCTTTTTTCTCTGCTACATGAAGCCTTACGGTAGAACGTTGAAGTGCTACCGTTGCTCTCGCAATATCAATCATTTCCATCTGTTTCAGTCTTTCTTCCGCACGCTTCTTAGCTGCAATTGCCCTCTCAATATCTATATCCTCAGATCTCTCTGCGCTATCAGCAAGAATGAGAACTTTATCAGGTCTAACCTCCGCATATCCCTGGTTCACAAAAACATAACCCGTCTCATTTCCCTTTTTATAGATGAGCATTCCTATCTTGAGGGTTGTAAGAAAAGGTGTATGTCCTGGCAACACACCGAACTCTCCCTCACTTCCAGCACACACAACTTCATCAACCTCATCGCTCAGAACAAGACCATAAGGAGTAACGATTTCAAGTCTTAACTTATTTCCCACCTTATTTCTCCTAAATCAAACTGCAAAAAGCAAAATTCAAAATTCCTCAATTTTGCATTTTTCATTTTTAATTTTGAATTTAAATTATACCTGTCTTCCCCATCCAAGCTTTTTAGCCTTTTCTTCGGCTTCTTCTATTGGCCCTACCATATAGAATGCCTGTTCAGGCAAATCATCATACTTCCCTTCTAATATCGCCTTAAAACCGTTTATTGTGTCCTCGATCTTCACATATCTTCCAGGAGTTCCTGTAAAGGTCTCTGCTACATGGAAGGGCTGACTCAGGAATCTCTGAAGCTTTCTTGCCCTTGAAACTATGAGCTTGTCATCCTCTGAAAGCTCTTCTACTCCGAGGATTGCTATAATGTCCTGAAGCTCTTTGTATCTCTGGAGTATAGCCTGAACCTGCCTTGCAACAGAATAATGCTCTTCTCCGAGAACCTTTGGATCAAGAATCCTTGATGTAGAATCCAGAGGATCAACACCGGGATATATACCAAGCTCAACAATCTGTCTTGAAAGAACAACGGTCCCATCAAGATGTGTGAAGGCTGCCACGATAGCAGGGTCTGTGAGGTCATCTGCCGGGACATATATAGCCTGCATGGATGTAATAGAACCTTTTTTGGTGGTGGTGATCCTCTCCTGAAGTGCACCCATATCTGTTCCCAGTGTTGGCTGATAACCAACTGCCGAAGGCATCCTTCCGAGAAGGGCAGAGACCTCTGCTCCCGCAAGGGTATATCTGAAGATGTTATCTATAAATATGAGAACATCCTGACCCTGATCCCTGAAATATTCTGCTACTGTAAGGGCGGAAAGTCCCACCCGAGACCTTACTCCAGGAGTCTCATTCATCTGACCATAGATAAGTGCAACATTTGGAAGGACTCCTGAATGCTTCATCTCAAGATAAAGGTCATTGCCTTCCCTCGTCCTCTCACCAACCCCAGCAAAGACAGAGACACCACCATGCTTCATGGCTATATTATGAATCATTTCCATGATGATGACAGTTTTACCAACACCAGCTCCACCAAACATCCCCATCTTACCACCCCTGACAAAGGGGACAAGGAGGTCAAAGACTTTAACCCCCGTCTCAAATTGCTCTGTTGTTGCTATCTGTTCTATAAAGTCAGGTGCAGGTCTGTGGATAGGCAACCTCTCGGAAGCTTCTATAAAACCCATCTCATCAATAGGTTCCCCAAGGACATTAATAAGTCTTCCGAGGACAGGTTTGCCAACAGGAACTGTTATTGGCTGACCTGTGTCTACCGCCTTCATGCCTCTTACAAGTCCATCCGTTGAACCCATTGCAAGAGACCTCACTTTATTGTCACCTAAATGAGCGACTGTCTCGAGTGTAAGGTGTATCTCCGGAATACTCCTTGCAGGATCACCGGGTTCGTCTATCGTTAGGGCATCGAGAATCCCAGGTAACTCCTTCTCGAATTCTACATCAACTACCACACCTATTACCTGTGAAACCTTTCCTGTATTCATATTTATAACCCCCTCAACTAAAATTCAAAATTTAAAATTTAAAAATCAAAATTAAGGAGTTCCATAATTTTGCATTTTGATTTTTGCATTTTGCATTTTATTTCACTTTCAGTGCCTCCACACCACCAACAATATCCATTAGTTCCTTTGTGATACTCGCCTGCCTTACCTTATTCGCCATTAATGTAATCTTTGCAACGATGTCCTCACAGTTTTTGGAGGCATTCTCCATTGCATTCATCCTTGCAGCCTCTTCAGCAGCCGAAGACTCAAGGAGCGATCTGTAAACCTGTATCTCGATATATTTTGGTAAGAGGCTTTTAAATAGTATCTCAGCAGAAGGTTCATAAAGGAAATCCGTAGCAATTGTAACCTGTTCAGCACTGGTCTCATCGGTCTCTAATTCTTTTATAGGAAGGAGTCTCACAATGGAAAGCTTCTGAGCAAGAAGCGTCTTAAATTCATTGTATATGAGAATAACCTCATCTATGTCCTCATTTATGTAATTCTCTATCAAATCATTTGCAATCTCCTGTGCATTCGCATAGGTTACCCTCCCAGAGAGTCCAACCCAGGATTTTCTTATTGGTATGTTCCTTCTGCGGAAGTAATCGCGGGACTTCTTCCCAATGACACTAAGACTCAATTCAAAACCCTCTTTCTTTAAAGATTCAATATAATGAGTTGCAACCCTCAGGATATTAGTATTAAATGCTCCACAGAGACCTCTATCAGAAGTCATCACAAGAACCCCTACAGTCTTTCTCGGTCTAACAGCAAAGAGTGGGTGTCGTTCCCTCTCTGCAACCCTCGCAAGGTCAGAAAGAGCTGAATCCATCTTTATGGCATAATGCCTGAAATCCAACATCCTGTCTTGGACCTTCCTCAGCTTTGCAGCAGCCACCATCTTCATTGCCCTCGTAATCTTCTGAGTGCTCTGGATGGCCTTTATTCTCTTTCTTAAATCCCTTAAAGTCGGCATCTATCCTCACTCTGAGAAGTCTT
It encodes the following:
- the atpG gene encoding ATP synthase F1 subunit gamma, with translation MPTLRDLRKRIKAIQSTQKITRAMKMVAAAKLRKVQDRMLDFRHYAIKMDSALSDLARVAERERHPLFAVRPRKTVGVLVMTSDRGLCGAFNTNILRVATHYIESLKKEGFELSLSVIGKKSRDYFRRRNIPIRKSWVGLSGRVTYANAQEIANDLIENYINEDIDEVILIYNEFKTLLAQKLSIVRLLPIKELETDETSAEQVTIATDFLYEPSAEILFKSLLPKYIEIQVYRSLLESSAAEEAARMNAMENASKNCEDIVAKITLMANKVRQASITKELMDIVGGVEALKVK
- a CDS encoding methyltransferase yields the protein MHCDEETLDSILDLKIFQRKHGYRFSVDSLILPYFINLKRLITAVELGAGVCIISMILARRYPHAKIYAVEIQKTLVELGEKNIEFNNLSKQIEIIHADIKDLHSILPEKSFELVLCNPPYRRPKTGLISPEDERAIARHELLMKIDDILDISRYLLRAKGRLALIYHPARLIELMVKMKHYEIEPKRMRFVHSKEGGVAKMVLVEGVKEGKQELKVMPPLYVYNKNGGYSAEMKRIYGVPDAGNALAIHFEAFSFEM
- a CDS encoding cbb3-type cytochrome c oxidase subunit I; the protein is MDKTTVWFIKASMIYFVIGATIGLFIAMLPEWTGIYRSIHVHLNLIGWMSMMIFGVGYHILPRFSGKPLFSPSLARVQFWLSNIGLVGMSFSWAFLYHTQSAVYQFSLVFFALLEVIAVYLFVYNIFKTIQAAPAA
- the atpD gene encoding F0F1 ATP synthase subunit beta, whose amino-acid sequence is MNMNTGKVSQVIGVVVDVEFEKELPGILDALTIDEPGDPARSIPEIHLTLETVAHLGDNKVRSLAMGSTDGLVRGMKAVDTGQPITVPVGKPVLGRLINVLGEPIDEMGFIEASERLPIHRPAPDFIEQIATTEQFETGVKVFDLLVPFVRGGKMGMFGGAGVGKTVIIMEMIHNIAMKHGGVSVFAGVGERTREGNDLYLEMKHSGVLPNVALIYGQMNETPGVRSRVGLSALTVAEYFRDQGQDVLIFIDNIFRYTLAGAEVSALLGRMPSAVGYQPTLGTDMGALQERITTTKKGSITSMQAIYVPADDLTDPAIVAAFTHLDGTVVLSRQIVELGIYPGVDPLDSTSRILDPKVLGEEHYSVARQVQAILQRYKELQDIIAILGVEELSEDDKLIVSRARKLQRFLSQPFHVAETFTGTPGRYVKIEDTINGFKAILEGKYDDLPEQAFYMVGPIEEAEEKAKKLGWGRQV
- a CDS encoding F0F1 ATP synthase subunit epsilon; the protein is MGNKLRLEIVTPYGLVLSDEVDEVVCAGSEGEFGVLPGHTPFLTTLKIGMLIYKKGNETGYVFVNQGYAEVRPDKVLILADSAERSEDIDIERAIAAKKRAEERLKQMEMIDIARATVALQRSTVRLHVAEKKGP
- a CDS encoding DUF1858 domain-containing protein codes for the protein MGDTKTVITKDMVIGDILKEKPSAVRVIEKYFGQGCFTCPGMKMEDLKFGAMMHGIDPEVIVKEINELD